The DNA region TCGCCATTTCTCTTACCCATGAATATTCGCCCGCCGGGTTCAATAATCGTTTGCTGGGGGTTGCCCAATACCTTTTTATCCAGCTCTTCGATATAGAAGTATTCTTCTAACCACTGATAATTTAAGTCTCTAAAATCATCACTATCGCTAGGGGTAAATTCGTGCACAGAAAAATCGTGTAGACGTTTGAGTGAGACGACTCTCCCCGCGGCGGCAGCAAATGACTCATTGTGTAAAAAGCTCTCTAGCGCAGTCAATTGTTGAATAAAAGCTTTAAAGTCCGGCCCAAGCGCACTCTCAAGCGTCTTTCGAATCGCTTTTAAACAGGGCTCCATTTGGTCAAGGTAGGTATAACCTTGAGGCGTAAGACTCATCAATCGTCGTCGGTCGTCTTTTGGATCAGGCAAATCAAACACCCATCCATTAGCAATGAGCTTTTTACTAAGCTGCACCACCGCCGGATGGGTTTGCCCTAGCTTCTGCGCCAGTTGAGTCACCGATATCTGACCATTGTCTCGTATCAACATTAAACAGGGGAGCTGACGAGCCGCAATATCGAGCTGCTGAGACTGGTAAAGTTTATCAACCTCTCTGGTAAGCTCAT from Pleionea litopenaei includes:
- a CDS encoding bifunctional helix-turn-helix transcriptional regulator/GNAT family N-acetyltransferase, producing MDKSLSDYGLLTLGSTFRKLSDELTREVDKLYQSQQLDIAARQLPCLMLIRDNGQISVTQLAQKLGQTHPAVVQLSKKLIANGWVFDLPDPKDDRRRLMSLTPQGYTYLDQMEPCLKAIRKTLESALGPDFKAFIQQLTALESFLHNESFAAAAGRVVSLKRLHDFSVHEFTPSDSDDFRDLNYQWLEEYFYIEELDKKVLGNPQQTIIEPGGRIFMGKRNGENIATCALIKADDRRVELSKMAVDKRYRSSGLGRQLLHYVLEAFKQSDYETLFLESNSKLVPAIKLYESLGFVHKPNPTGPSKYDRADVYMEYQG